A single region of the Sorghum bicolor cultivar BTx623 chromosome 9, Sorghum_bicolor_NCBIv3, whole genome shotgun sequence genome encodes:
- the LOC8076850 gene encoding RNA polymerase II C-terminal domain phosphatase-like 4, whose translation MSLAEAPSSSPSSSSGSDDFAALLASELELELASGADSAFPGDASSAFPATDGEGEDEDEDPEELEVEAVEQNATKRRRVEEQHRDQGTSVRPDKIPTGASKNIQVEACPHPGYIRGLCYICGNPQDEEYISGVALDYIDKGLRLRTSEIDRLRCADLKNLLRERKLVLILDLDHTLINSTKLQNISSAEKDLGIQTAASKDDPNRSIFALESMQLLTKLRPFVREFLKEASNMFEMYIYTMGDKAYAIEIAKLLDPSNIYFPLKVISNSDCTKRHQKGLDVILGAASVAVILDDTEFVWKKHKENLILMERYHFFASSCREFGFAVRSLSELMQDERESDGALATVLDVLKRIHAIFFDMAVETDDLSSRDVRQVIKAVRKEILQGCKIVFSRVFPNNTRPQKQMVWKMAEYLGAVCSTDVDSSVTHVVTVDLGTEKARWGVANKKFLVHPRWIEAANFRWHRQPEEDFPVTAPKEKSRGKNNAVAGKKETSKDKENAAAGQKETRKDKEENDVSSQKETRNVETKVAGHANENVVATSTTGPADS comes from the exons ATGAGCCTCGCCGAGGCGCCGTCGTCGTCCCCGTCGTCGTCGAGCGGGAGCGACGACTTCGCGGCCCTCCTCGCCTCCGAGCTCGAGCTCGAGCTCGCCTCCGGCGCTGACTCCGCCTTCCCTGGCGACGCCTCCTCCGCTTTCCCCGCCACCGACGGCGAGGGcgaggatgaggatgaggatcCGGAGGAGCTAGAGGTTGAAGCCGTAGAACAAAACGC TACCAAAAGGCGTAGAGTGGAGGAACAACACCGAGATCAAGGAACATCAGTTAGGCCTGACAAAATTCCCACTG GTGCATCTAAAAATATTCAGGTCGAGGCATGTCCACATCCTGGATATATACGTGGACTTTGCTATATATGTGGCAATCCACAAGATGAGGAATATATTTCAGGAGTTGCTTTAGATTACATCGACAAG GGCTTGAGGCTACGTACCTCAGAAATTGACAGACTTCGTTGTGCTGATTTGAAGAATCTGTTGCGTGAAAGAAAATTAGTACTCATTTTGGACTTGGATCACACACTGATCAACTCGACCAAACTCCAAAATATTTCTTCTGCTGAAAAAGATTTGGGTATTCAGACTGCTGCTTCAAAAG ATGATCCAAACAGAAGCATCTTTGCACTAGAATCAATGCAGTTGCTCACAAAGTTGAGACCATTTGTCCGAGAATTTCTGAAAGAAGCAAGCAATATGTTTGAGATGTATATATACACCATGGGTGACAAAGCTTATGCAATTGAAATTGCAAAGCTTCTTGACCCTAGCAACATCTATTTTCCTTTAAAAGTGATTTCAAACTCAGATTGCACTAAGCGACACCAGAAAGGTCTTGATGTGATTCTTGGAGCTGCAAGTGTTGCAGTGATTCTTGATGACACTGAGTTT GTATGGAAGAAGCATAAAGAGAACCTGATTCTGATGGAGAGATATCATTTCTTTGCTTCAAGCTGCCGCGAATTTGGTTTTGCTGTTAGGTCTTTGTCAGAGTTGATGCAAGATGAAAGGGAGAGTGATGGTGCTTTGGCTACCGTTTTAGATGTCTTGAAGCGCATACACGCGATTTTCTTTGATATG GCTGTTGAAACTGATGATCTTTCCTCACGGGATGTAAGACAG GTGATCAAGGCAGTACGGAAGGAAATACTGCAAGGTTGCAAAATAGTCTTCAGTCGGGTGTTCCCAAACAATACACGCCCACAGAAGCAGATGGTCTGGAAGATGGCTGAGTATCTGGGTGCCGTTTGCTCTACAGATGTGGATTCCAGTGTCACCCATGTTGTAACTGTGGATCTAGGAACAGAGAAGGCCCGCTGGGGTGTTGCCAACAAGAAGTTCTTGGTCCACCCACGCTGGATCGAAGCAGCAAATTTCCGGTGGCATAGGCAACCGGAGGAAGATTTTCCTGTCACTGCCCCGAAGGAAAAGAGCAGAGGGAAAAATAATGCTGTGGCTGGCAAGAAGGAGACGAGCAAGGATAAGGAGAATGCTGCAGCTGGCCAGAAGGAAACGAGGAAGGACAAAGAAGAAAATGATGTGTCTAGTCAGAAGGAAACGAGGAACGTGGAAACAAAAGTAGCTGGTCATGCCAACGAAAACGTTGTGGCCACATCTACAACAGGTCCTGCTGACTCGTAA
- the LOC8076849 gene encoding protein FAF-like, chloroplastic, which yields MPSLLDSPPQIPAAAGAWGSLYAVQEPVKPRHVVVVPAAAVAKKPATAYYGGRKKNLETCTEALGCETGAVDAAPPACNGADDKGDAEVEEAAECAERKRRAREEEEEMGEKARQSSARRPLPPPLTTLARGASRVRMVHERRDGRLAVYAVRTPGVEAERSGGRLRMRLISLPGASGSTACACRRQELPEAAEAKEEVVEEGECGGVVAKYVRGGRCVEPEGGAAAARRGAKQWEQEQAAAFWVATS from the coding sequence ATGCCTTCGCTGCTCGACTCGCCGCCGCAGAtcccggccgccgccggcgcctggGGCTCGCTGTACGCTGTCCAAGAACCCGTGAAACCTCGTCACGTGGTGGTCGTCCCGGCGGCTGCAGTTGCCAAGAAGCCGGCGACGGCGTACTACGGCggcaggaagaagaacctggagaCGTGCACCGAGGCGCTCGGGTGCGAGACCGGCGCCGTCGACGCCGCGCCGCCGGCCTGTAACGGCGCCGACGACAAGGGCGACGCTGAAGTGGAGGAGGCTGCTGAGTGCGCGGAGAGGAAGCGGCGCGcccgggaggaggaggaggagatgggGGAGAAGgcacgccagtcgtcggcgcgCCGGCCACTGCCCCCGCCGCTGACGACGCTCGCGCGCGGCGCCAGCCGCGTGCGGATGGTTCACGAGCGGCGCGACGGCCGACTGGCCGTGTACGCGGTGCGCACGCCAGGGGTGGAGGCCGAGCGGAGCGGCGGCCGCCTTCGCATGCGCCTCATCTCCCTCCCCGGCGCCAGCGGCTCCACCGCTTGTGCTTGCCGTCGACAAGAACTGCCTGAAGCAGCAGAGGccaaggaggaggtggtggaggaaggGGAGTGCGGCGGCGTCGTCGCTAAGTACGTGCGCGGCGGCCGGTGCGTGGAGCCGGAAGGTGGTGCCGCCGCGGCGAGGCGCGGCGCCAAGCAGTGGGAGCAGGAGCAGGCTGCCGCGTTCTGGGTCGCCACCTCCTGA